Proteins co-encoded in one Prevotella sp. E13-27 genomic window:
- the tnpC gene encoding IS66 family transposase produces the protein MEEREEMYMKTIETLNASIATLSENHKKEVDSLNERIKELTAQVAWLNRQLFGRKSEKLPIIDPNYPDLFASMLPENAQQIADAHDEAVEKITKTKEERRQDRKNRIMMEDLPVLEQVILTPDNLDTNLYKKIGQEVTRIVEHKPGQLYIKEIIREKWGLKDNTATAPKGMSGVLIAPMPLLPIYKGIAGASLLAEILLQKYEYHMPYYRQIKQYSHLGMKGLTESTMDGWFKQTMELLRPLYEVLKAEVMKADYVQADETTTPVMNKDTHRAAKEYLWMVRAVIQRLVLFHYDQGSRAGAVIEALANKYDFKGYLQCDGFVGYETAFKTNPDVWLVNCMVHIRRHFEQALDENRPMAEHALTEIQHLYKIENMCDGAGLSPDERKAKRQELARPIMEAMKLWMETEGVKYSESSLIGKAITYAYTRWDNMMRYLEDGRLLLDNNLAENEIRPITLGRKNYLFCGNHEAAQNMAVVCSLLATCRNHDVNPRDYLNDIISQMPYCAKAKPEELIELLPHKWKMKHPEAIMTKKA, from the coding sequence ATGGAAGAAAGAGAAGAGATGTATATGAAAACGATAGAGACGCTCAACGCCTCTATCGCCACATTGTCCGAGAACCATAAGAAGGAGGTGGATTCCCTTAACGAGCGCATCAAGGAACTGACAGCCCAAGTGGCATGGCTTAACCGCCAGCTCTTCGGGCGCAAGTCCGAAAAGCTCCCCATCATCGATCCCAACTACCCGGACCTCTTTGCTAGTATGCTGCCTGAAAATGCACAGCAGATAGCAGATGCCCATGACGAGGCTGTGGAGAAGATCACGAAGACCAAGGAGGAGCGCCGTCAGGACAGGAAGAACCGTATCATGATGGAGGATCTTCCTGTACTGGAACAGGTAATACTCACACCGGATAATCTCGACACGAATCTCTATAAGAAGATTGGCCAGGAGGTGACACGTATCGTGGAGCACAAACCTGGCCAGCTGTATATCAAGGAGATCATCCGCGAGAAGTGGGGTCTGAAGGATAATACCGCTACTGCGCCAAAAGGAATGAGTGGAGTGCTGATAGCCCCAATGCCCCTTCTGCCTATCTACAAGGGCATAGCCGGTGCCAGCCTGCTGGCAGAGATCCTGCTTCAGAAATATGAGTACCACATGCCTTACTACCGTCAGATTAAACAGTACAGTCATCTTGGCATGAAGGGTCTTACGGAAAGTACTATGGACGGTTGGTTCAAGCAGACGATGGAATTGCTCAGGCCACTTTATGAAGTGCTCAAGGCAGAGGTGATGAAAGCCGACTATGTACAGGCAGATGAGACCACCACGCCAGTGATGAACAAGGATACCCACAGGGCAGCGAAGGAATATCTCTGGATGGTGAGGGCTGTAATCCAGCGGCTGGTGCTCTTCCATTACGACCAGGGCTCCAGGGCAGGAGCAGTGATAGAAGCACTGGCAAACAAATACGATTTTAAGGGATATCTACAATGTGACGGTTTTGTGGGCTATGAGACGGCCTTCAAGACAAATCCTGACGTGTGGCTGGTTAACTGCATGGTACATATCCGTCGCCATTTTGAGCAGGCACTCGATGAGAACCGCCCGATGGCAGAACATGCCCTTACGGAGATACAACATCTCTACAAAATAGAAAACATGTGCGATGGTGCAGGACTGTCACCCGATGAGCGCAAGGCCAAGCGTCAGGAACTCGCCCGTCCCATTATGGAAGCCATGAAACTGTGGATGGAGACCGAGGGGGTGAAGTACAGCGAGAGTTCACTGATAGGCAAGGCCATCACCTATGCCTATACCCGCTGGGACAATATGATGCGCTATCTGGAGGACGGAAGACTCCTGCTTGACAACAATCTTGCGGAGAATGAGATACGTCCCATCACGCTGGGCAGGAAGAACTATCTCTTCTGTGGAAATCACGAGGCTGCACAGAATATGGCTGTCGTCTGCTCACTACTGGCAACATGCAGGAACCATGATGTCAATCCGAGGGATTACCTCAATGACATTATCAGCCAGATGCCATATTGTGCGAAGGCAAAACCAGAGGAACTGATAGAATTACTGCCGCATAAGTGGAAAATGAAGCATCCAGAAGCCATTATGACAAAGAAAGCATGA
- the tnpB gene encoding IS66 family insertion sequence element accessory protein TnpB (TnpB, as the term is used for proteins encoded by IS66 family insertion elements, is considered an accessory protein, since TnpC, encoded by a neighboring gene, is a DDE family transposase.), which produces MRYYLCPGRTDMRKGISSLCGVVHEKMRSDVRNGDVFIFIGSSRKLMKLLHAEDGGMVMYVKRLEAGRFKLPEYDENTRSYQMEWRDLVVMVEGIQESPDQRLRRLRAQRREYVV; this is translated from the coding sequence ATGCGCTACTATCTGTGCCCGGGAAGAACTGATATGCGTAAAGGCATCAGCTCTCTCTGCGGTGTTGTGCATGAGAAGATGAGAAGTGACGTGCGTAATGGTGACGTATTCATCTTCATCGGCTCAAGTCGTAAGCTGATGAAGTTGCTCCATGCAGAGGATGGCGGTATGGTAATGTACGTCAAGCGTTTGGAGGCAGGGCGCTTCAAGCTGCCTGAGTATGATGAGAATACTCGGAGTTATCAGATGGAGTGGCGCGATCTTGTAGTAATGGTGGAGGGCATACAGGAGTCTCCTGACCAGCGACTCAGGCGCCTTCGCGCACAACGGAGGGAGTATGTGGTATAG
- the tnpA gene encoding IS66 family insertion sequence element accessory protein TnpA, which produces MTKEEFEVLQLDLQQSGKPLMSYLKESGINYSTYTYWRRKADSEKKPQLPIAPISFSQHADPVFSGSVPTGATLLFPNGLRAHFGSGTEDVLRDLLDKSLVNHVLP; this is translated from the coding sequence ATGACTAAGGAAGAATTTGAAGTGCTGCAGTTAGACCTACAGCAGAGTGGTAAGCCACTGATGAGTTACTTGAAAGAGTCTGGTATCAATTACTCTACCTATACCTACTGGCGCAGGAAAGCTGATTCAGAGAAGAAGCCGCAGCTACCAATAGCTCCTATCAGTTTCTCCCAACATGCCGACCCTGTATTTTCCGGTTCTGTGCCCACTGGTGCCACTCTCTTGTTTCCCAATGGTCTTCGTGCCCACTTCGGCAGTGGCACGGAGGATGTGCTACGCGATCTGTTGGACAAAAGCCTTGTGAACCATGTTCTGCCTTAA
- a CDS encoding IS110 family transposase produces MKKIFIGIDFSKEKFDATVIKAEGVEERAERQHEVFDNKVSGFRRLLRWVKSVVDEQDTGLWLFCGENTGGYSRALCNYLYGSGYDMWLENALSIKRSSALQRTKSDKADAGIIAEYAMRNYDQMRLYKPLDKNLERLREVFLYRHNLVKLKASMTVRKGEKKQTQEKSDISRFMAMSSKHLISEFNKKIAECDMRIEKIISEDEELRRNFEIITSVPGVGTQNAVCLMVYTDNFSRFDFDSRKIACYYGVAPFGRQSGTSVNTPPHVSPFANKLIKALLTQAALASIHFCPQMAIYYHRLVEVGKKKPVAVNNVKNKLLHVITAMVRNGEKYNPDYDYHAALEAA; encoded by the coding sequence ATGAAAAAAATCTTTATCGGCATCGATTTCTCCAAAGAAAAGTTTGATGCAACGGTCATAAAGGCCGAGGGAGTCGAGGAACGTGCAGAGAGACAGCACGAGGTGTTTGACAATAAGGTGAGTGGTTTCCGTCGCCTGCTTAGATGGGTGAAGTCCGTTGTGGACGAGCAGGACACTGGACTCTGGCTGTTCTGCGGAGAGAACACTGGCGGTTACAGCAGGGCACTATGCAACTATCTCTACGGAAGTGGTTATGACATGTGGTTGGAAAATGCCCTGAGCATCAAGCGCAGCTCTGCCCTGCAGCGTACGAAAAGCGACAAGGCCGATGCAGGCATTATTGCAGAGTATGCCATGCGCAACTACGACCAGATGCGCCTGTACAAGCCTCTGGACAAGAATCTGGAGCGTCTTCGTGAAGTATTTCTCTATAGGCATAATCTGGTCAAACTAAAGGCGAGTATGACAGTGCGCAAGGGTGAGAAGAAACAGACACAGGAGAAGTCCGACATCAGCCGTTTCATGGCTATGAGCAGCAAACATCTCATCAGTGAGTTTAACAAGAAAATAGCAGAATGCGATATGAGAATAGAAAAGATTATAAGTGAGGATGAGGAGCTGCGCAGGAACTTCGAGATCATCACTTCTGTTCCTGGAGTAGGCACACAGAACGCCGTTTGCCTGATGGTCTATACAGACAACTTCAGCCGCTTTGACTTCGATTCTCGAAAGATAGCCTGCTACTACGGAGTAGCACCCTTTGGCCGACAGTCTGGCACAAGTGTAAACACGCCGCCACATGTAAGCCCATTTGCAAACAAGCTCATCAAGGCACTGCTCACACAGGCTGCATTGGCATCCATCCACTTTTGTCCTCAGATGGCCATATACTACCATAGGCTTGTCGAAGTTGGCAAGAAGAAGCCCGTTGCCGTGAATAACGTAAAAAACAAACTATTACATGTCATTACGGCTATGGTAAGGAATGGAGAAAAATACAACCCAGATTATGACTATCATGCAGCGCTTGAGGCTGCATGA